In one Agathobacter rectalis ATCC 33656 genomic region, the following are encoded:
- a CDS encoding phage minor capsid protein — MLTENQLEMLGDKGAALIQASEQDIIADIARRIKKTGRFTETAELQVMALRRAGYDTQKIRVEVMRILNADPEYKKMVANETKQYKRNVMIAIRQMEREAEEAGDRIIAEAGDMSFNRDLYAWHQAGQTLTKDSSIVKLIEEMSIATQGTLKNLTRTMGFKGPHDFTSLENAYIRTLDKALMNMVSGGMSYDAAVEQAVREMAKSGLRSVDYASGRTYQLDTAVRMCVRTSAHQLSARISNRNCDIMNTDLVEVSKHWGARPSHAVWQGKIYSRSGKNKKYPPFSECHYGEADGLCGVNCRHIFYPFFEGINEPNTWPDEPEPKEYNGKMYDYYSATQKQRAMERGIRATKREVEAMRSIGGETGDLQSQIKKQVKEYHKFSHKMGISPKDNRLRVVKGSSDLNRTETIKAHNATKTETTAIKNKLENTANDGTMKLNLQYFAEKDIVNQSSNSLKRVIRKYQTGIAEHEDKISNPQAYVSDWDNKDEREQKGLIKHWNKEIRNFNQSINDRIKELKDRGDYDE; from the coding sequence ATGCTGACAGAGAACCAGTTGGAAATGCTTGGAGACAAAGGTGCTGCACTCATACAGGCATCTGAGCAGGATATAATAGCGGATATTGCCAGGCGAATCAAGAAGACAGGGCGATTCACAGAGACAGCAGAGCTTCAGGTCATGGCTTTAAGGCGGGCCGGATACGATACACAGAAAATCCGTGTTGAAGTCATGAGAATACTTAATGCAGACCCGGAATACAAAAAGATGGTGGCGAATGAGACCAAACAGTATAAAAGGAATGTCATGATAGCCATCAGGCAGATGGAGAGGGAAGCGGAAGAGGCAGGAGACCGGATAATAGCCGAAGCCGGAGACATGTCTTTTAACCGTGACCTGTATGCGTGGCATCAGGCCGGACAGACACTCACAAAGGATTCAAGCATAGTAAAGCTCATAGAGGAGATGAGCATAGCCACACAGGGCACGCTAAAGAACCTCACAAGGACAATGGGATTCAAAGGACCTCATGACTTTACCAGTCTTGAGAATGCATATATACGTACACTGGATAAAGCTCTGATGAATATGGTATCAGGTGGAATGAGCTATGATGCAGCAGTAGAACAGGCAGTTCGGGAGATGGCAAAGAGTGGTTTGAGAAGTGTAGACTATGCCAGCGGACGCACTTACCAGCTTGATACTGCAGTAAGAATGTGTGTAAGAACATCAGCTCACCAGCTTTCGGCCAGGATAAGCAACAGAAACTGTGATATTATGAACACGGACCTCGTGGAAGTGTCAAAACACTGGGGGGCACGTCCGTCACATGCCGTCTGGCAGGGTAAGATATACTCACGCTCCGGAAAGAATAAGAAATATCCACCATTCTCAGAGTGCCACTACGGAGAAGCAGACGGATTGTGCGGAGTAAACTGCCGTCATATATTCTATCCGTTTTTCGAGGGTATCAACGAACCAAACACATGGCCGGATGAACCGGAACCGAAAGAATATAACGGCAAAATGTACGATTATTACTCAGCCACACAGAAACAGAGGGCTATGGAGAGAGGGATAAGAGCCACCAAGAGAGAAGTTGAAGCCATGAGGTCCATAGGCGGAGAGACAGGAGACCTGCAGTCACAGATAAAGAAACAGGTGAAGGAATACCACAAGTTTTCCCACAAGATGGGAATAAGCCCGAAAGATAACAGGTTAAGGGTGGTAAAGGGCAGCAGTGACCTTAACAGGACGGAGACAATAAAAGCACATAATGCTACAAAAACAGAAACAACAGCTATTAAAAATAAGCTTGAAAATACTGCAAATGATGGTACAATGAAATTGAACCTGCAGTATTTTGCAGAGAAAGATATAGTAAATCAAAGCTCAAATTCTCTTAAAAGAGTGATTAGAAAGTATCAGACCGGTATAGCTGAACATGAAGATAAAATATCAAATCCACAAGCATATGTTTCGGACTGGGATAATAAAGACGAGAGAGAACAAAAAGGGCTGATTAAACACTGGAATAAAGAAATCAGAAATTTTAATCAATCTATAAATGATAGAATTAAAGAATTGAAAGACAGGGGGGATTATGATGAGTGA
- a CDS encoding cysteine-rich KTR domain-containing protein, with protein sequence MIKYRNDTRLRNFPGYCKRCKKESIITIEPRAK encoded by the coding sequence ATGATAAAGTATCGAAATGATACAAGGCTGAGGAATTTCCCGGGATACTGCAAGAGATGTAAAAAAGAATCAATTATCACAATAGAGCCAAGAGCCAAATAA
- a CDS encoding phage scaffolding protein: MENIFKIMKDFGIEMPEDKKKDFEKSVLENYKTVNDYNRQVESLNQANETIKANDNAMKDLQTKLDAFKDVDVTELNKTIDGLKAENVRIEKEYKDKEAQRDFDDLIKDAITGAHGKNAKAITALLDVDTLMQSKNQKEDIAAAIKKLTEAEDSKMLFGEPEPQVKGGGNPIGNIGDGSHPNTTDSISSALKEYYKK; encoded by the coding sequence ATGGAGAACATTTTTAAGATCATGAAAGACTTTGGCATAGAGATGCCGGAGGACAAGAAAAAGGACTTTGAGAAGTCTGTTCTTGAGAATTACAAGACAGTTAATGACTACAATAGGCAGGTTGAAAGCCTGAACCAGGCCAATGAGACCATCAAGGCCAATGATAATGCCATGAAAGACCTGCAGACCAAGCTGGATGCGTTCAAAGACGTGGATGTGACAGAACTCAATAAGACGATTGACGGCCTGAAAGCAGAAAACGTACGCATTGAGAAGGAATATAAAGACAAGGAAGCTCAGAGAGACTTTGATGATCTGATAAAAGATGCCATCACAGGCGCACATGGTAAGAATGCAAAGGCAATTACCGCATTACTGGATGTTGATACGCTTATGCAGTCAAAGAACCAGAAAGAGGACATTGCCGCAGCTATTAAGAAGCTCACAGAGGCAGAGGACAGTAAGATGCTGTTTGGAGAGCCTGAACCACAGGTTAAGGGAGGAGGAAATCCAATTGGAAATATTGGAGATGGCAGTCACCCGAATACCACAGATAGTATCTCAAGTGCCCTCAAAGAATATTACAAAAAGTAA
- a CDS encoding major capsid protein: MALTLAEAKVGYADKIDQQVIDEFRRDSVLLDKLTFDDTISPTGGSNLVYGYQRLETPSTAGIRQINQEYTPNEAKRTKQTASPVILGGSFEIDRVIAQTSGAINELDFQIKQKTLAGANYFHNLVINGTSAASGTGYIPNTFDGLKKILAGKSTEASTDVDISTTAAMNSNYNALLDELDAFIALLAAKPDILMMNTKMLTKIRAAARRAGYYDRTKNDFGNYVETYNGIALLDAGQYYDGAKTVDVVDTTAPTESAYGTTSIYAAKLGLDAFHGISVDGSKMLKTYLPDLSAPGAVKKGEVELIAGAVLKNSKMAGKLSGIKILDKKAA; the protein is encoded by the coding sequence ATGGCACTTACACTTGCAGAGGCAAAAGTCGGTTATGCCGATAAAATCGACCAGCAGGTAATTGACGAGTTTAGAAGAGACTCGGTATTACTTGATAAGCTTACATTTGACGATACCATTTCACCGACAGGTGGAAGTAATCTGGTATATGGATACCAGAGACTTGAGACACCATCAACAGCCGGTATCCGTCAGATCAACCAGGAATACACACCGAATGAGGCAAAGAGAACCAAACAGACAGCAAGCCCTGTTATTCTCGGCGGTTCATTTGAAATCGACCGTGTAATCGCTCAGACATCAGGAGCGATTAACGAGCTTGATTTCCAGATCAAGCAGAAAACGCTCGCAGGAGCGAACTATTTCCACAATCTTGTAATTAACGGAACATCTGCAGCGTCAGGAACAGGATATATTCCAAATACTTTCGACGGATTAAAGAAAATCCTTGCAGGAAAGTCGACAGAGGCTTCGACAGATGTAGATATTTCAACAACAGCAGCAATGAACAGCAATTATAACGCATTGCTTGATGAGCTTGATGCTTTTATCGCATTACTCGCTGCAAAGCCTGATATCCTTATGATGAACACAAAGATGCTCACAAAGATCAGGGCAGCAGCACGAAGAGCCGGATACTACGACAGAACAAAGAATGATTTCGGTAACTATGTAGAGACATATAACGGAATCGCTCTTTTAGATGCCGGACAGTACTATGACGGCGCAAAGACAGTGGATGTTGTAGACACAACTGCTCCAACAGAGTCAGCATATGGAACAACAAGCATCTATGCCGCAAAGCTTGGTCTTGACGCTTTCCATGGTATTTCAGTGGATGGCTCAAAGATGCTTAAGACATATCTTCCTGATCTTTCAGCTCCTGGAGCAGTAAAGAAGGGTGAGGTAGAGCTTATTGCCGGAGCTGTCCTCAAAAACAGCAAGATGGCCGGTAAGTTATCAGGTATCAAGATTCTCGACAAGAAAGCAGCGTAA
- a CDS encoding minor capsid protein gives MGGTFKFALSMKDWPSHLKTVEKYGIDTNGPVQQYIDSECLRRMDPFVPFDTGALRDNGVLNTTIGSGEIVYNMPYARKQYYIPMHHQGGRTAYWFEHMMNGGGREKILKGAQKIAEQMGDH, from the coding sequence GTGGGTGGAACATTTAAATTTGCTTTATCAATGAAAGACTGGCCGTCACACTTAAAGACCGTGGAAAAATATGGCATAGATACAAACGGACCGGTGCAGCAGTATATTGATTCAGAGTGTTTGAGAAGAATGGATCCGTTCGTACCGTTTGATACAGGTGCACTCAGAGACAACGGAGTTCTTAATACAACTATTGGAAGCGGTGAAATTGTCTACAATATGCCGTATGCGAGAAAGCAGTACTATATACCGATGCACCATCAGGGAGGCCGTACAGCATACTGGTTTGAGCATATGATGAATGGTGGTGGACGCGAGAAGATACTGAAAGGAGCACAGAAGATTGCCGAACAGATGGGAGACCACTAA
- a CDS encoding Gp15 family bacteriophage protein, with translation MINITSKALPDAIVVGGRAFLIKTDYRVWIRFTQDFKAWKKMGYKGAMNIKYLFEDDIPAFSETDDYSGILEFAFPQNVVPHYERDNGEDVLFYDIDGDYIYAAFMQAYHIDLISTDMHWHKFIALMNGLPDSTRLSAIMGYRAYTGEKIKDEAQMYRALKDAWMPPYEETEEEKAADEEFEKYFEG, from the coding sequence ATGATTAATATAACAAGTAAAGCTCTGCCGGATGCCATCGTGGTTGGTGGCAGAGCTTTTTTAATAAAGACAGATTACAGGGTATGGATCAGATTCACACAGGATTTTAAAGCGTGGAAGAAAATGGGATACAAGGGAGCCATGAATATTAAATATCTGTTTGAAGACGATATCCCGGCATTTTCAGAGACTGATGATTATTCAGGAATCCTTGAATTTGCTTTTCCGCAGAATGTAGTGCCGCATTACGAACGTGATAATGGTGAAGATGTATTGTTTTACGACATAGACGGAGATTACATCTATGCTGCATTCATGCAGGCATATCACATAGACCTTATTTCTACGGATATGCACTGGCACAAGTTTATTGCACTCATGAATGGACTTCCTGACAGCACAAGGCTGTCGGCTATCATGGGGTACCGTGCATATACAGGCGAGAAAATAAAAGACGAGGCGCAGATGTATCGTGCACTCAAAGATGCCTGGATGCCTCCATATGAGGAGACAGAGGAAGAGAAAGCTGCAGATGAAGAGTTTGAGAAATACTTCGAAGGATAG